Proteins from a single region of Argiope bruennichi chromosome 6, qqArgBrue1.1, whole genome shotgun sequence:
- the LOC129971964 gene encoding uncharacterized protein LOC129971964, whose amino-acid sequence MATLLRFRLSKVAIACGGSQAFLQLILSDKGRDATRFIWYKTKYTPDGKLCIEDEIVIYRFKRLLFGLTSSPFLLSASLCELATMYEQAYPTATKHIKNTIYMDYFVMGASTDTEATILYQEMQQLTSQISLPLAKWTSNYRFCKSCETRKRSI is encoded by the coding sequence ATGGCTACGTTATTGAGATTTCGCCTTTCAAAAGTAGCAATTGCTTGTGGCGGAAGCCAAGCATTTCTACAGCTGATACTATCAGACAAAGGCAGAGACGCAACACGATTTATTTGGTACAAGACAAAGTATACTCCTGATGGAAAACTCTGCATAGAAGATGAAATTGTAATTTACCGTTTCAAGCGTCTTCTCTTCGGACTCACTTCAAGTCCCTTTTTATTATCAGCTTCTCTTTGTGAATTGGCTACAATGTACGAGCAAGCGTATCCTACTGCAACTAAACACATTAAGAATACCATCTATATGGATTACTTTGTCATGGGAGCATCTACAGATACTGAAGCTACAATTCTATATCAAGAAATGCAGCAACTTACATCACAAATTAGCCTACCATTAGCCAAATGGACTTCAAATTATAGATTTTGCAAGAGTTGTGAAACAAGAAAACggtccatttaa